A window of the Ostrea edulis chromosome 1, xbOstEdul1.1, whole genome shotgun sequence genome harbors these coding sequences:
- the LOC125652874 gene encoding prefoldin subunit 4-like: MASMKDSDPDTQVTYDDQQKINKFARNNAKLQDLKDELDNKKKELQNLEDAGDEMLMVDDAIVPYQIGEVFVSLEVESANEMLEKAKENTQGEIKVLEQKCESIQTLLQDLKVKLYAKFGNNIKLEADEE, encoded by the exons ATGGCCTCAATGAAAGACTCC GACCCAGACACCCAGGTGACCTATGATGACCAACAGAAAATAAACAAGTTTGCCCGGAACAATGCTAAACTTCAGGACCTCAAGGATGAGCTGGACAATAAAAAG aaaGAGCTGCAAAACTTGGAGGATGCTGGTGATGAAATGTTGATGGTAGATGATGCAATAGTCC CATACCAGATAGGAGAAGTGTTTGTCAGTCTGGAGGTGGAGAGTGCCAATGAGATGTTGGAAAAGGCAAAGGAGAACACACAGGGAGAGATCAAGGTCCTAGAACAAAAGTGTGAATCTATACAGACTCTGCTGCAAGATCTTAAAGTCAAACTGTATGCAAAGTTTggaaacaatattaaattaGAAGCTGATGAGGAATAA
- the LOC125652865 gene encoding tetratricopeptide repeat protein 17-like — protein sequence MTYDLPGVSYMALYIVSMQIVSSNSRSSTGSNHWKLSTDEGKVIQSSDHSDVETDDLMNILTNKVVENGEWRIIKKAEHCGKHRYKDCANVEDDQKKKKVLSCGKSANHTQYDHLRGIANRNEHGHIPEPEVALIFKKKGSKNSHVDISELEEKLKKMKKDDPNSAHVYNQIGNFWRIKGNTQNSIECFRKALSISPNNPEVLLNMARVLFNLQYLDDAIFLTRRSLVMQTSTQNTWLQHFTLGEILKAYGHYQEAALHFTHALDLNPGFQPAKAHLREMEGTPSPTVTQYTLFIILFLVLGVIFGVITSIEASFEDPGEVKTQRHFNRAMAMRSIKLGINPRIIRMRKMNC from the exons atgacttaCGATTTACCAGGAGTTTCATACATGGCACTTTATATAGTGTCCATGCAGATAGTGAGTTCAAATTCCAGAAGCTCCACAGGCTCAAATCACTGGAAGCTCAGCACAGACGAAGGAAAAGTCATTCAAAGTAGTGACCACTCGGATGTGGAAACTGACGACTTGATGAACATTCTTACCAATAAGGTAGTGGAGAACGGGGAATGGCGTATAATAAAGAAGGCAGAGCATTGTGGAAAACATCGGTATAAAGATTGCGCAAATGT TGAAGATgatcagaaaaagaaaaaggtgcTGAGTTGTGGAAAGTCAGCAAACCATACACAATATGACCACTTGAGGGGAATAGCCAATAGAAACGAACACGGCCACATACCTGAACCAGAGGTAGCACTCATCTTCAAGAAAAAGGGCAGCAAGAATTCGCATGTGGATATCAGTGAACTGGAAGAAAagcttaaaaaaatgaaaaaagat gATCCAAACTCAGCCCATGTCTATAACCAGATTGGAAACTTTTGGAGAATAAAAGGAAATACACAGAACTCCATCGAATGCTTTAGAAAAGCATTGTCGATATCTCCAAATAATCCAGAAGTCTTACTCAATATGGCACGAGTCTTGTTTAATCTCCAATATTTAGATGATGCAATATTTCTAACACGACGTTCACTAGTCATGCAGACTTCTACCCAGAATACTTGGCTTCAGCATTTTACATTGGGGGAGATACTGAAAGCATATGGACATTACCAAGAGGCTGCACTGCATTTTACACATGCTCTTGACCTTAATCCAGGTTTTCAGCCAGCTAAGGCACATCTGAGAGAAATGGAAGGAACTCCAAGTCCGACTGTCACACAGTATACACTTTTCATTATCTTGTTTTTAGTATTAGGGGTTATTTTTGGCGTCATCACTTCTATAGAGGCTAGTTTTGAAGATCCAGGTGAAGTGAAGACCCAGCGACATTTTAACCGGGCCATGGCTATGAGATCAATCAAACTAGGCATCAACCCCAGGATTATCCGCATGAGAAAAATGAATTGTTAA